One segment of Rhodopirellula baltica SH 1 DNA contains the following:
- a CDS encoding thioredoxin family protein, with translation MVRTASTMMPLGTAAPDFSLPETDGGTVSLTDFKDHKALLVIFLCNHCPYVKHVAEQLKLLTDEYMQHGVGVVGINSNDIAKYPDDDFDAMKAEKESRGYAFPYALDEDQSVAIAYGAACTPDFFLFDADHKLTYRGQLDSSRPKSDLPVTGEDLRAALDETIADRSPKAEQRPSIGCNIKWKEGNEPTYFDPNGTA, from the coding sequence ATGGTTCGCACCGCTTCGACGATGATGCCACTGGGCACCGCCGCACCCGACTTCTCACTGCCAGAAACCGATGGCGGAACGGTCTCGTTGACCGACTTCAAAGATCACAAAGCGTTGCTCGTGATCTTCCTCTGCAATCACTGCCCCTATGTCAAACACGTCGCCGAACAACTCAAGTTGTTGACCGACGAATACATGCAACATGGTGTCGGCGTCGTTGGTATCAACAGCAACGACATTGCGAAGTACCCCGACGATGATTTCGATGCGATGAAAGCCGAAAAGGAATCTCGCGGCTACGCGTTCCCTTATGCCTTGGACGAAGACCAATCGGTCGCCATCGCCTACGGAGCCGCCTGCACACCGGACTTCTTCCTGTTCGATGCCGACCACAAACTGACCTATCGCGGCCAACTCGATTCCAGCCGTCCCAAGTCCGACTTGCCCGTCACCGGCGAAGACTTGCGTGCAGCACTCGATGAAACCATCGCGGACCGTTCGCCCAAGGCGGAACAACGTCCCTCAATCGGCTGCAACATCAAGTGGAAAGAGGGCAACGAGCCGACCTATTTCGATCCCAATGGCACTGCGTGA